GCACAACTCGTGGTGCTGATGAATGGTTTCATGACGCTTTCCAAAGGTCTCTCTGATTATGAAAAGGAAGATTTGCGGGGATTGATCCTGCACCTGTTACAGGATATCTTCAGGTATCAGCAGGGAGAACCGGAAGGTGAACTACTGGACATCTTCAATGCATTATCTGATACCACTTACCAGGATATCAATGAACAATACCTGGCTAAATTAAGGGTAGCAGCAGCTACAGAAGAAACCTTACCTGCACCTGTGACAGCATCGAAACGCGAACGCTATAAAGAGGAAAAGGAAAGACTGCTGGATGCCCTGCGCAGGAAGAATATCCAACAACTATACAGACAACTGGCCAAGTTCTTTCATCCTGATCTTGAACAGGATCCGGGGAAAATACAGTTGAAAGAAGAACTGATGAAGCAGCTCATCATTGCTAAAGAAAACGAAGACCTGCTCTCCATGCTGCAACTGGAAATACAATGGATAGAGCAGGAAGACAGGCATCCTGATCTGCTGACCAATGATAAGCTTCACCTGTATAATACCACCCTGAAAGAACAGGTGAAGGACTTACAGGAACAGATTCAATCTCTTTTCAATCATCCTAAATATGAATTTCTGCAAGGCTTTGCAAAAACACCGCAAAGTGCCCGGTTTATAGACTGGAAGAGTGAAAAGAATAACCTGGATAATTTACTGTATGGATTCAGAGAAATTATCAGTGGATTATCACAGGATACAAAGAGCGCATTAAAAGTGCTGAAAGGTGTTTTGAAAAACAATACCTGATGAAATATTTAGCTTTCATTTTTATAACCTGCTTATTATTTTCCTGCCATTCCCAAAAGCAGGACCCGGAGATGGCCCATTTAGCATCCCTGGCAAAAAATGATATTCCGTTACCTCCACCTGAATACGGAGACTGGTTATATAGGCATAAAGAAAGAGGGCAAAACCTGGCAGCCTATCAGGCTACGAAACCTATTTCCAGTGCAACAACTATTTATTTATTACCCGTCGGAGATTTTACAGCTTCGCAAACCAGGGCATTTCAGGATGCAAGCGCCTACATAGCTATTTTTTTCCAGCGGAAAACAGTATTACTACACCCCATACCTGATAGCGAATTTACTTCCCGCATATTCGAAGGTCATCGGCAATTACTGGCACCTTATATACTGGATAGTGTATTACTCAGTAAACGGCCTGCGAATAACCTCGCTATGATGGCACTCAGCGCTAAAGACCTATATCCGCAGGATGATTGGAATTATGTTTTCGGGCTTGGCTCCTACGGGAAAAGAGTGGGGGTAACCTCCATTTACCGTTTACAGGAGAAAAATTTCCTGCGAAGACTGGTAAGCATTTCCTCTCATGAAATAGGCCATATGCTTTCATTACATCACTGTATTCATGCCCTTTGTGTGATGAACGGCACCAATGGCCTGTATGAAACAGATAGGGCGCCATTGCGTTTATGCGCTGAATGCCAGCAAAAATTGTTTTGGAATTTAAAGTATGATAACCAAAAACGGCTGCAGGAACTGATGGCGTATTGTAAGGAAAATGGCTTCCAAAAAGATTGGGAGATCTTCAATAAAGATAATAATCAAAACGAGTGATAGCTAAGCCAACACTCGTTTTTTGCGTACGGCCACAGGTTTCTTTTTCTTTCTGCCCAGGTATATGAATACACCCGTGACAGGTAGCGAAGCCGCCACCAATGTACTGATGAGTGCTATAATCTTTGTGGGCCAGCCATAGATGCTTCCTGTATGAATAGGATACACTAATCTTCTCGCTTTCATACCCGCACTTTCATCTTTATGTAATCGTGTTTTGAGCAACCTGCCCGTACCCGCTTCGAAATACAAAAAATCATAGGTATTTGCTGTCTCAGCGGCTATATTGTCCTTAAAGGCGGCTATTGCCAGGGAATCATTACCATAAGTGATGGTCACGGGCCCCTTGTAAGGCAGGGTTTCATTGGTAGCACGGAATACCTTTTCAAAATACCCGCTCCCCTGCTGTGCTATGCTGGATGGTGCTGTGACCTTTTCTACTTTGAAAGTACCATTGAAAGTATAGAACAATAATCCGTTTACCCACTGATAACTCCACACCAAACCGGTCAACGAGATCACCAATAATACCAGGTGAATATAAAAACCAAAGACCGCATGCAGATCCCAGTTCAGTCTTTTAAACGATGCATTCCATTTCACACGGAAACGCTGCTTCCTGTTATTTCTTTTAGGCCACCAGAGGATAAGTCCACTAAGGATGAGAAAGGCGAATATGGAGCAGGAAATGCCCGTTATTACCTTGCCCACAGCTCCCATACAGAGATAGCGATGCAGGTGTAACACAATCGTAAAGAAGCGTTTGCTGGCAGGCAGTGCTTCTATAATGTGGCCGGTATAGGGATTGACGGCTACGTATAGTTGATTCGTTTTGCTTTTTTGCAGCAGGAAAATGACACTCCGGTCGCTCTCCGGTTCTATTTTCAGGTTAGCGGTTTTATAGCCATCATATTGCGCTTTCACAATTGTCACCAACTGATCCAAAGGTAAACGGGGGATATTTCCCGGAGCTGCCACATAAAAAAAGGAAGAGTGGAACGTATGTTCCAACTCTTCTTCAAATACCAGCAGGCTGCCTGTCAGTGCTACTATCAGCACTACCATACCCGAGAGGATACCCAGCCATAAATGTAACCAGCCTAATATTTTCTTCATGCTTAAAATGTATATGAAATGGTTGCCTGCCAGTTTCTCGGTGCACCCGGGAAGAGGCGCAGGTAATCATAACCACCTACCCAGTAAGTTTTATCTGTGAGGTTATTGAAATTCACCTGTAATTGTACTTTATTCACTTTGTAATACAAGGCGGCATTCAGCAATGCATAGCCTGGCAGGGTCTGTGTTGCATTCAGCGATACATTACGCGTAGTGACAAAGTTAGCTCCTACGCCAATACCCAGGCCCTTGACCTTACCAGCCGGGATCGTATATTTCGTCCAGAGGTTGCCCTGGTGCTTTGGTGCATTAGGTTTCTGATCACCGATTTTTAATGAGTCATCTCCCTTTGCCTCCGTAATCACGGCATCATTGTAAGAATAGTTAGCGATGATATTCCAATCTTTAGTGATCTGGCCGGTAATATCCAGTTCCACACCCTGTGCTCTTTCCTTTCCTATCTGGAGGTAAAGTTCAGGTTGATCTCTTACTCCGGCGAGGTATAAGGTTCCCTTCTGAATGATATGATATATTGATAAGTTACCTGTCAGTTTACCTTCCAACCATTCTGTTTTCAGACCGCCTTCTATCAGCTCACTTTCAATTGGATTAAATGGTCCGCCCGATGCCGGGTTACTCTGGATAGCTGCATCCTGTGGATTATATCCCCTTGTATATACACCGTATACATTTATGTTTTTAGTAGCGGTATATACAAGGCCTATACGAGGCAGGAAAGCATGTTGGTTCACTTTCTTCTGATTCGCCTTTTTATAATTCCGCCTGTCAGTATAAGTTTCGTAACGCACACCCAGCAATAATTGTAATGCGCCTAACTTTATCTGATCCTGCAGATACATACCGCCCAAACTATTAAAGGTGGGTTGTACAGCACTGTTCTGTGCTGTGTACACATACCTGTTCATATCCTCCAGTACATTATTCGGATTCAGGAGATCAAAGGAAGGTACATTTGGCTTAGGAATAACGATCTTCTCACCACTGGCAGTTTTGTACTCATAAGTTACATATTTTAAAGAATCTGCCGGGTAATAAGGTGCTACGCCACCGCTTTTCAGCTGATAATTAGTGGCCGTCATCTGAGATGCACCGGGAGAAAGTGTTGCCTGTGAATAATCGTATCCAGCAAGCAGTTTATGTTCAATCTTTCCGGTATTCGCATCATATGTCAGGTACATACTTGCATTGGCACTGGCAGGATTCTTCTTACGCACGAATACCTGTCTAGCGATGAGACTGGGAATTTCTATTCCCTTTGCATCCCGCGCATTTTCATTCGCACTTCTGTGCTCCAGCAGATCTTCTGTATAACCGGTACGTAAGTAGGCGAGGTTAAAGGCAAGACGACTGCTGAA
This window of the Chitinophaga sancti genome carries:
- a CDS encoding TonB-dependent receptor, with product MFRITTILASALLLSTLCAFAQHNISGTVKDINNQPLQKVSISLKGHKHTTFSDGNGSFHMEDLPTGIYTIHFSHTGFQGQDIAFNTDSTRPVDIVLLPSLEQLQTVEITGRKEIGYKNTNTFIGTKTATPLREVPASIAYVTKELIQDQAAVRIGDVVKNMSGVNQFTFYDDLTIRGFRINGGSTTQLMNGMRTFTGFWKQPMVNYLERVEVIKGPASALFGNASPGGVINRVTKKPLDEDRKSLSFTMGSFNSTRALLDFTGPLNEDKTILYRLNLGYENAESFRVLQFDKNLVIAPSVSFLPNKKTRINFDAVYNKSNSRLDRGQSVFMGQGLYSTPISQALNATNDYLNEETYTVMASLNHQFSSRLAFNLAYLRTGYTEDLLEHRSANENARDAKGIEIPSLIARQVFVRKKNPASANASMYLTYDANTGKIEHKLLAGYDYSQATLSPGASQMTATNYQLKSGGVAPYYPADSLKYVTYEYKTASGEKIVIPKPNVPSFDLLNPNNVLEDMNRYVYTAQNSAVQPTFNSLGGMYLQDQIKLGALQLLLGVRYETYTDRRNYKKANQKKVNQHAFLPRIGLVYTATKNINVYGVYTRGYNPQDAAIQSNPASGGPFNPIESELIEGGLKTEWLEGKLTGNLSIYHIIQKGTLYLAGVRDQPELYLQIGKERAQGVELDITGQITKDWNIIANYSYNDAVITEAKGDDSLKIGDQKPNAPKHQGNLWTKYTIPAGKVKGLGIGVGANFVTTRNVSLNATQTLPGYALLNAALYYKVNKVQLQVNFNNLTDKTYWVGGYDYLRLFPGAPRNWQATISYTF
- a CDS encoding PepSY-associated TM helix domain-containing protein, translated to MKKILGWLHLWLGILSGMVVLIVALTGSLLVFEEELEHTFHSSFFYVAAPGNIPRLPLDQLVTIVKAQYDGYKTANLKIEPESDRSVIFLLQKSKTNQLYVAVNPYTGHIIEALPASKRFFTIVLHLHRYLCMGAVGKVITGISCSIFAFLILSGLILWWPKRNNRKQRFRVKWNASFKRLNWDLHAVFGFYIHLVLLVISLTGLVWSYQWVNGLLFYTFNGTFKVEKVTAPSSIAQQGSGYFEKVFRATNETLPYKGPVTITYGNDSLAIAAFKDNIAAETANTYDFLYFEAGTGRLLKTRLHKDESAGMKARRLVYPIHTGSIYGWPTKIIALISTLVAASLPVTGVFIYLGRKKKKPVAVRKKRVLA
- a CDS encoding coiled-coil domain-containing protein, with the translated sequence MSQELEKRQGELNIKKSSLSKEQKTFNKLIQQIAALRQELAELTAILDKQRQHYIKHIYPFVQQLTGLRAQLVVLMNGFMTLSKGLSDYEKEDLRGLILHLLQDIFRYQQGEPEGELLDIFNALSDTTYQDINEQYLAKLRVAAATEETLPAPVTASKRERYKEEKERLLDALRRKNIQQLYRQLAKFFHPDLEQDPGKIQLKEELMKQLIIAKENEDLLSMLQLEIQWIEQEDRHPDLLTNDKLHLYNTTLKEQVKDLQEQIQSLFNHPKYEFLQGFAKTPQSARFIDWKSEKNNLDNLLYGFREIISGLSQDTKSALKVLKGVLKNNT
- a CDS encoding archaemetzincin — encoded protein: MAHLASLAKNDIPLPPPEYGDWLYRHKERGQNLAAYQATKPISSATTIYLLPVGDFTASQTRAFQDASAYIAIFFQRKTVLLHPIPDSEFTSRIFEGHRQLLAPYILDSVLLSKRPANNLAMMALSAKDLYPQDDWNYVFGLGSYGKRVGVTSIYRLQEKNFLRRLVSISSHEIGHMLSLHHCIHALCVMNGTNGLYETDRAPLRLCAECQQKLFWNLKYDNQKRLQELMAYCKENGFQKDWEIFNKDNNQNE